The following proteins are co-located in the Pyrobaculum calidifontis JCM 11548 genome:
- a CDS encoding 50S ribosomal protein L6, which produces MHVVYAVEEVPIPDGVKVAIEKTGPFDYVVKVKGPLGELVKEFKNTPVIMSLSDGKVVLEVLNAKKREYALLGTYKGILKNMFLGVTKGWRYKLKVIYTHFPMLVKVQGNQLTIENFLGRKSKIVLEIPKGVKVEVKGKEDIVVEGIDRELVSQFAAAIQAATELRGEEKPSPHGREGGLGVVDGIYVVGYEHVKA; this is translated from the coding sequence ATGCACGTCGTGTACGCAGTTGAGGAGGTGCCAATACCCGACGGCGTCAAGGTCGCCATAGAGAAGACCGGGCCCTTCGACTACGTTGTCAAAGTCAAGGGCCCTCTTGGAGAGCTCGTCAAGGAGTTTAAAAACACCCCAGTCATAATGTCGCTGAGCGACGGCAAAGTGGTGCTCGAAGTACTAAACGCGAAGAAGAGAGAGTACGCCCTGCTTGGGACTTACAAGGGCATATTGAAAAACATGTTCCTAGGAGTCACAAAGGGGTGGCGCTACAAGCTCAAAGTCATATACACCCACTTCCCCATGCTTGTAAAAGTGCAAGGGAACCAGCTGACTATAGAGAACTTCTTGGGGAGAAAATCCAAGATAGTGTTAGAGATACCCAAGGGCGTCAAGGTGGAGGTAAAGGGCAAAGAGGACATAGTGGTGGAGGGCATCGATAGAGAGCTTGTCAGCCAATTCGCCGCAGCCATCCAAGCCGCCACGGAGCTGAGGGGCGAGGAAAAGCCGTCGCCTCACGGACGCGAGGGCGGCCTAGGCGTAGTAGATGGGATATACGTCGTCGGCTACGAACACGTCAAAGCCTAG
- the hemB gene encoding porphobilinogen synthase has translation MRVQFPTTRPRRLRASKIIRDAVAETQIDAGDFIYPLFVKPGGEREPIGPMPGIYRWPVGRELINHVEEALSLGINKFILFGVLPDELKNPEGTGGYDPEGVVPRAIRLIKEIFGDRVLVFADVCLCEYTDHGHCGVVKEKRDRWYVDNDETIKLYAKEAVVYAEAGADFVAPSGMMDGQVREIRRALDAHGFEEVGIMAYSAKYASAFYGPFRVAAASAPKFGDRRTYQMDPRNAYEALKEVAMDLEEGADIVMVKPALAYLDVIRLVKQHFPWVPLAAYNVSGEYSLVKAAATAGYVDERTITLEILTAIKRAGADLILTYHALEAAKWIKEGLPF, from the coding sequence ATGCGCGTACAGTTTCCAACGACTAGGCCTAGGCGCCTACGTGCCTCAAAGATAATCCGCGACGCCGTCGCTGAGACGCAGATCGACGCTGGCGACTTCATATATCCACTGTTTGTAAAACCGGGCGGCGAGAGGGAGCCCATAGGCCCCATGCCCGGGATATACAGGTGGCCCGTCGGCCGCGAGTTGATAAACCACGTGGAAGAGGCCCTGTCGTTGGGCATAAATAAGTTCATTCTCTTCGGCGTATTGCCTGACGAGCTTAAGAACCCTGAAGGCACCGGCGGCTACGACCCCGAGGGCGTAGTGCCAAGGGCCATACGGCTCATAAAGGAGATCTTCGGCGATAGGGTCCTAGTTTTTGCAGACGTGTGCCTCTGCGAATACACAGACCACGGCCACTGCGGCGTGGTGAAGGAGAAGAGGGACAGGTGGTACGTCGACAACGACGAGACGATAAAGCTTTATGCGAAAGAGGCCGTCGTATATGCGGAGGCTGGGGCAGACTTCGTGGCGCCAAGCGGCATGATGGACGGCCAAGTGAGAGAAATTAGGCGGGCGCTAGACGCCCACGGCTTTGAGGAGGTCGGAATAATGGCCTACAGCGCCAAATACGCCTCAGCGTTTTATGGCCCATTCCGAGTGGCCGCGGCATCGGCCCCAAAGTTCGGCGATAGGAGGACTTACCAAATGGACCCCCGCAACGCCTACGAGGCGTTGAAGGAGGTGGCCATGGACCTTGAGGAGGGGGCCGACATAGTGATGGTAAAACCAGCCTTGGCCTACCTAGACGTCATTAGGCTTGTGAAACAGCACTTTCCATGGGTCCCCCTAGCCGCATATAACGTCTCTGGCGAGTACTCCCTCGTAAAGGCGGCCGCGACAGCCGGCTATGTCGACGAAAGGACGATAACGCTAGAGATATTGACGGCGATAAAGAGGGCAGGCGCCGATCTAATATTAACATATCACGCGCTTGAAGCGGCCAAGTGGATAAAAGAGGGACTGCCCTTCTAG
- a CDS encoding precorrin-2 dehydrogenase/sirohydrochlorin ferrochelatase family protein yields MRIPLWVEASRLKVLVLGGGAVGTRRAKFFASSGAKVRVIAREVSDELKKLPVEIKIADLNEYDPAEDVEWADIVVVAVSDRELADRLFRLASERGKLVNDATDASRTHVVVPYERVVEGLRVAVTSEGAAGAPARLSLDVIEECIKRSWIPTFFKAYKALKAEAKERIPDVRRRLDFYDALWRDEAFRTSVFNGDVDGAVERGREIMRQYI; encoded by the coding sequence ATGCGCATTCCTCTTTGGGTAGAGGCCTCTCGCCTTAAGGTGTTAGTCCTCGGCGGCGGCGCCGTGGGGACAAGGAGGGCAAAGTTCTTCGCCTCCAGCGGCGCCAAGGTGCGCGTAATTGCTAGAGAGGTCAGCGACGAACTGAAGAAGTTGCCCGTGGAGATAAAAATTGCGGACTTAAACGAGTACGACCCAGCAGAAGATGTTGAGTGGGCTGACATCGTCGTAGTGGCAGTTAGCGACAGAGAGTTAGCCGACCGTTTGTTCCGCCTGGCCAGCGAAAGGGGGAAGCTTGTAAACGACGCCACAGACGCCTCCCGCACCCATGTGGTTGTCCCCTATGAGAGAGTTGTCGAGGGCCTTAGAGTGGCTGTCACAAGCGAAGGCGCCGCGGGAGCCCCCGCGCGCCTCTCTCTGGACGTGATTGAGGAATGCATCAAGAGGAGCTGGATACCGACATTCTTCAAGGCCTACAAGGCGTTGAAGGCTGAGGCAAAGGAGCGTATACCCGACGTGAGGCGCAGATTGGACTTCTACGACGCGTTGTGGCGCGACGAGGCGTTTAGAACAAGCGTCTTCAACGGCGACGTAGACGGCGCAGTAGAAAGAGGGCGCGAGATTATGAGGCAGTATATATAA
- a CDS encoding UbiA-like polyprenyltransferase — protein MPFDPEVAGATTLRILRFIRVEHTIFTLPMAYAAAILAGNHLDLWKAVFIGLAVFGLRTAGMAWNNIVDFPIDKLNPRTQGRMLVTGKVTFREAYATFAAGAAVFFASATALGLWPLLLAAPYLAVAVTYPYAKRLHCFPHFHLGLVYALVPLGASIAMYPDDIAAALAHTPRMLVAAAALWVAGFDVVYSKGDVEFDRKFGLGSIAACFGVKAADAAAVVLLTLSAALYVANYLAYGLGPLGLLVTLIGAGVEVASAVLGALGRVGLGFNLNLAVGILIPTGIFIGVLGI, from the coding sequence ATGCCCTTTGACCCAGAGGTCGCTGGGGCCACGACGCTCCGTATACTGCGCTTTATACGGGTCGAGCACACGATTTTCACCCTGCCAATGGCGTATGCCGCGGCTATTTTGGCAGGCAACCACCTGGACTTGTGGAAGGCGGTTTTTATAGGGCTCGCTGTGTTTGGGCTAAGGACTGCGGGCATGGCGTGGAACAACATCGTCGATTTCCCCATCGACAAATTAAATCCGAGGACGCAGGGGAGGATGTTGGTGACTGGGAAAGTCACGTTTAGAGAGGCCTATGCGACCTTCGCCGCTGGCGCCGCGGTCTTCTTTGCCTCGGCTACGGCGTTAGGTCTATGGCCGCTTCTCTTGGCGGCGCCGTACTTGGCTGTGGCTGTGACTTACCCCTATGCGAAGCGGCTACACTGTTTTCCACATTTCCACCTGGGGCTTGTCTACGCCCTCGTCCCCCTAGGCGCTTCTATCGCCATGTACCCCGACGACATAGCGGCCGCGCTGGCCCACACGCCGCGGATGCTCGTGGCCGCCGCCGCGCTGTGGGTCGCCGGCTTTGACGTAGTGTACTCCAAGGGGGACGTGGAGTTCGATAGAAAGTTTGGACTGGGTAGCATTGCGGCGTGTTTTGGAGTAAAGGCGGCAGACGCCGCGGCGGTTGTACTTCTAACTCTCTCCGCCGCTTTATACGTGGCGAACTACTTGGCCTACGGCTTGGGGCCTTTGGGCCTCTTGGTCACCCTCATAGGCGCCGGGGTAGAGGTGGCGTCGGCGGTGCTGGGGGCTTTGGGCAGAGTGGGGCTGGGCTTTAACTTAAATCTGGCGGTGGGAATCCTCATACCTACTGGCATATTTATTGGGGTTTTAGGCATTTGA
- a CDS encoding MFS transporter, translating to MGYTSSATNTSKPRLSAYVLYSSPYSFVAFLLPFYIFELGHGEVEVGIAYASYAAAVVVIRPAAGHLADKAGRRLSMGIGGVLLSASMTLLSLSTSISHVYAAMFLSGVASSLINVAAVAYVSDVGGLEDPALYSKLKIAAAAGAVAGGVSIPAVYILSKLMGYAAAFRLTALAFAALSAAALFHLPEETRHLAVRHHRTDVRVLSCIIVASLLAGLSTGLYGPQVLPFLHDRFSLSPFAAVLAYLPAAISWFVGPRLARPARSSVALGSLVVAVALIGMAYSPSPYIFSAIWVLESLGVAVLSTSLEQMVSRNVAGVYWARGYGVYQGVNNLGYAVGAAVSGYMYPPFLYAVIPAVALSALSLKCLKPQ from the coding sequence ATGGGATATACGTCGTCGGCTACGAACACGTCAAAGCCTAGGCTTTCTGCATACGTCCTATACTCATCGCCATACTCATTTGTAGCATTCCTGTTGCCCTTCTACATCTTCGAGCTCGGCCACGGCGAGGTGGAAGTAGGCATCGCCTACGCCTCCTACGCAGCCGCCGTCGTTGTAATCCGGCCAGCGGCGGGGCACTTAGCCGATAAAGCGGGCAGACGCCTTTCAATGGGCATAGGCGGCGTCCTCCTGTCCGCGTCTATGACGCTGCTGAGTCTCTCTACGTCGATAAGCCACGTCTATGCGGCAATGTTCCTATCGGGCGTTGCCTCAAGTCTGATAAACGTAGCCGCAGTGGCCTACGTCTCAGACGTGGGAGGCCTAGAGGACCCGGCGCTCTACTCCAAGCTCAAGATCGCCGCAGCCGCCGGCGCCGTGGCGGGAGGGGTCTCTATCCCTGCCGTCTATATTTTGTCGAAGCTCATGGGATACGCGGCGGCGTTTAGACTTACCGCGCTGGCTTTCGCCGCCTTATCGGCCGCCGCGTTGTTCCACCTCCCGGAGGAGACTAGGCACTTGGCCGTCCGACACCACCGCACAGATGTGCGAGTCTTGTCTTGCATAATCGTTGCATCGCTTCTCGCGGGCCTCTCCACCGGCTTATACGGGCCCCAAGTGTTACCATTCCTACACGACAGATTTTCCCTCTCCCCCTTCGCGGCAGTATTGGCGTATTTGCCCGCGGCCATCTCCTGGTTTGTTGGACCCCGTCTCGCCAGACCCGCTCGCTCATCAGTTGCGCTAGGCTCTCTAGTGGTCGCAGTGGCGCTTATAGGCATGGCGTATTCGCCCTCTCCATACATCTTCTCAGCCATTTGGGTCTTAGAGAGCTTAGGCGTTGCAGTATTATCCACTTCGCTAGAACAGATGGTCTCTAGGAACGTCGCAGGTGTTTACTGGGCCAGGGGCTACGGGGTTTACCAGGGAGTTAACAACTTGGGCTACGCTGTGGGCGCCGCGGTCTCCGGCTACATGTACCCCCCATTCCTATACGCCGTAATACCCGCCGTAGCGCTCTCGGCGCTTTCCCTCAAATGCCTAAAACCCCAATAA
- the dpdh gene encoding D-proline dehydrogenase: MYIVVGGGVVGLFSAVYLAREGADVVLVDSAPGGWSKAAAGVLEPTKFEINRINVRGYPVRYIKMWLKGKARIARLDWRWILTYIKVYGREYPEEIWNQVKELARFSISEYRRLAEEKNDFEFREEPLYEVVEDIEAEVAALKQDPLKPRFDVGEVKGRRAIVYLDSVVISTDLAVERLYREVASRGVRIVNKKASRVEEGRVVLEDGEILKGDGVIVAAGWWARRLGVPVAPLKGYGFRLVARWSGPTVADFIGGVFLVPFKGWIKATGRFDLDASPDHSPSRKVLAAAKTWLGDFEVMDMAVGYRPCAPDGLPVIERRGGVVVATGGCRLGWTLGPGIAHAAVQLLLGRSATALTTARFSAGKRLAAALKH, encoded by the coding sequence ATGTATATTGTAGTTGGTGGGGGCGTTGTTGGACTCTTCTCCGCTGTATACCTCGCCCGCGAAGGGGCGGATGTTGTCCTGGTGGACTCCGCGCCTGGAGGCTGGTCGAAGGCAGCCGCGGGCGTGTTAGAGCCGACAAAATTTGAGATAAATAGAATAAACGTGAGGGGTTACCCCGTCAGGTACATAAAGATGTGGCTTAAGGGTAAGGCCCGCATCGCTAGACTGGATTGGCGTTGGATTTTGACCTATATCAAGGTATATGGAAGAGAATACCCAGAGGAGATCTGGAACCAGGTCAAAGAGCTAGCGCGTTTTTCTATATCTGAATATCGCCGACTTGCCGAAGAGAAAAACGATTTTGAATTTAGGGAGGAGCCCCTCTACGAGGTGGTGGAAGACATAGAGGCTGAAGTTGCGGCGCTTAAGCAAGATCCGCTCAAGCCCAGGTTCGACGTGGGGGAGGTAAAGGGTAGACGGGCGATAGTATACCTAGACTCCGTGGTTATTTCCACGGACTTGGCCGTAGAAAGGCTCTACAGAGAGGTTGCGTCTAGAGGTGTGAGAATTGTGAATAAGAAAGCGAGCAGAGTAGAAGAGGGGCGCGTCGTCTTGGAAGACGGCGAGATTTTAAAAGGCGATGGGGTAATAGTGGCTGCTGGCTGGTGGGCCAGAAGGCTAGGCGTTCCCGTGGCGCCGTTAAAGGGATATGGGTTTAGGCTAGTTGCGCGGTGGTCCGGTCCTACAGTCGCCGACTTTATAGGTGGCGTTTTTCTAGTCCCATTCAAGGGGTGGATCAAGGCCACTGGGCGCTTCGACTTAGACGCATCACCAGACCACTCGCCGTCAAGGAAGGTGTTGGCCGCGGCTAAGACGTGGCTTGGCGACTTCGAAGTAATGGACATGGCCGTGGGGTATAGGCCCTGTGCGCCCGACGGCCTCCCCGTGATAGAGAGACGCGGCGGCGTCGTGGTAGCCACAGGCGGTTGCCGCCTAGGATGGACCCTAGGGCCCGGCATTGCCCATGCCGCAGTTCAACTACTCCTCGGGAGGTCGGCCACGGCCCTAACAACGGCGAGATTCAGCGCCGGCAAGCGCTTAGCGGCTGCACTAAAACATTAA
- the hemC gene encoding hydroxymethylbilane synthase gives MKIRVATRGSKLSLLQTQELLDQVKAVEPKVEFELVVVKTTGDVVQDRPLYQIGVKGIFEKEVNLAVLRGEADVAVHSLKDLPSELTPGLVIAGFSRRAPPYDVVASREGYSLYTLPKGAVVGTSSVRRAEFLRAVRPDVEVRPLRGNVDTRVGKILSGQYDAAIMAMAGLVRLYGWEAPVKLSPIRPEEIPPPPGQGIVVAVVKEGEAWLIDILRRASDRRAAVEATAEREFLMHVGAGCHVAVGGLARYEDGGMSFVAGYASGGRRYVIKLWGEDPREVGRRAAEEIRKIREGD, from the coding sequence ATGAAGATTAGGGTTGCGACGAGGGGGTCGAAGCTAAGTTTATTACAGACACAGGAACTCCTAGACCAAGTAAAGGCAGTTGAGCCAAAGGTGGAGTTTGAGCTAGTAGTTGTAAAAACCACAGGCGACGTCGTTCAAGACAGGCCGCTTTACCAAATTGGCGTGAAGGGGATCTTCGAAAAGGAGGTGAACTTGGCAGTGTTGAGGGGGGAGGCGGATGTGGCTGTGCACAGCTTGAAGGATTTGCCGTCGGAGCTTACGCCCGGCCTAGTGATCGCTGGCTTTTCGCGGAGGGCCCCGCCCTACGACGTTGTAGCAAGCCGCGAAGGGTACAGCCTTTACACGTTGCCGAAAGGCGCCGTGGTCGGCACATCTAGCGTGAGGAGGGCAGAGTTCCTAAGGGCCGTGAGGCCGGACGTCGAAGTGCGCCCCCTCAGAGGCAACGTAGATACGCGCGTGGGCAAAATCTTGTCTGGCCAATACGACGCGGCCATTATGGCCATGGCAGGCCTCGTGAGGCTCTACGGCTGGGAGGCGCCAGTGAAGCTGTCGCCGATTAGGCCCGAGGAGATTCCGCCGCCGCCTGGGCAGGGGATCGTGGTGGCGGTTGTAAAAGAGGGAGAGGCATGGCTTATCGACATCCTTAGAAGAGCCAGCGATAGGAGGGCCGCGGTTGAGGCTACGGCTGAGCGGGAGTTTCTCATGCACGTAGGCGCCGGCTGCCACGTGGCCGTGGGAGGACTTGCCAGATATGAAGACGGGGGGATGAGCTTCGTGGCTGGGTATGCCTCAGGGGGTAGGAGGTATGTGATAAAACTGTGGGGCGAAGACCCGCGGGAGGTTGGAAGACGTGCAGCAGAGGAGATTAGGAAAATTAGAGAGGGAGATTAG
- a CDS encoding radical SAM/SPASM domain-containing protein gives MIPISVMVAGVGTTSFKVKGRFGVEKPSDFSAPLRPIVSWNITKRCNLRCLHCYIDAGEAEANELTTKEALDVVDQMAEVGVPLILFTGGEPLVRRDFFEIAQYARDRGIKLVLSTNGTLITPEVAKRLKEVGVVYVGVSLDSISAEFHDRFRGVQGSFAAALAGIKNAIEAGLDVGLRFVVTAKNIHEVGEYVDFAASLGVRRITFYHLSAAGRAQKLSEDWWYTPEQYRRFIETLIAKARQYAGKLEIETTLAPYDGIYIALTVGHGDTKYLEFVEATGGCGRKIVSIYPNGDVYPCQFIDFYKLGNVREKRLRDILRPEVLEPFVNTDRYLRGPKCSPCRFKRYCKGGDRTRAYYLTGDIFGDDPLCPIPRLFGNED, from the coding sequence GTGATTCCGATAAGCGTCATGGTGGCCGGCGTGGGTACCACTTCGTTTAAAGTTAAGGGTAGGTTCGGTGTGGAAAAGCCAAGCGACTTCTCGGCGCCGCTAAGGCCGATTGTGAGTTGGAATATCACAAAGAGGTGCAACTTGCGCTGTCTCCACTGCTACATCGATGCAGGCGAGGCCGAGGCTAACGAACTAACTACAAAGGAGGCCTTAGATGTCGTTGACCAAATGGCAGAAGTGGGCGTGCCGCTCATATTGTTCACAGGCGGCGAGCCGCTTGTTAGACGCGACTTTTTTGAGATTGCCCAGTATGCCAGAGATAGGGGCATTAAGCTAGTGTTATCCACAAATGGCACTTTGATAACGCCGGAGGTTGCGAAGAGGCTGAAAGAAGTGGGCGTCGTCTATGTCGGCGTCAGTCTCGACTCTATAAGCGCAGAGTTCCACGACAGATTTAGGGGCGTGCAGGGGAGCTTTGCCGCAGCGTTGGCTGGGATCAAGAACGCAATTGAGGCAGGTCTCGACGTGGGCCTCCGCTTTGTCGTCACTGCGAAGAATATACACGAGGTAGGGGAATACGTCGACTTTGCCGCGTCTCTTGGCGTGAGGAGGATCACCTTTTACCACCTCTCCGCGGCTGGCAGGGCGCAGAAGCTCTCTGAGGACTGGTGGTACACGCCGGAGCAGTATAGACGGTTTATTGAGACGTTGATAGCCAAGGCCAGGCAGTACGCGGGCAAGCTGGAGATAGAAACTACTCTGGCACCCTACGACGGCATCTATATAGCTTTGACGGTTGGCCACGGCGATACAAAGTATCTAGAATTTGTGGAGGCGACGGGGGGTTGCGGCAGGAAAATCGTGTCTATATACCCAAACGGCGATGTATACCCTTGCCAGTTCATAGACTTCTACAAGTTGGGCAACGTCAGAGAGAAGAGGCTGAGGGACATACTGCGCCCCGAGGTGTTGGAGCCCTTTGTAAACACTGACCGCTATCTGCGGGGGCCCAAGTGCTCGCCCTGCCGCTTTAAGAGATATTGCAAGGGCGGGGACAGGACTAGGGCTTACTACTTAACTGGCGACATCTTCGGCGACGACCCCCTGTGCCCCATTCCACGCCTCTTTGGCAATGAAGATTAG
- a CDS encoding FAD-dependent oxidoreductase, whose amino-acid sequence MVRVVIVGGGAAGASAAARARRLDPSAEVVLIERGSMITHAPCGMPYAIGGIVKSHEELMTYSPEEFEKERNIKVLIRTAVVDVDVDKRVVVVKRGESTEKIAWDKLVIATGAKPLVPKIPGVELKGILTMRHPDEVPHLKGHLEKAKTVAVVGGGYIGVEMAEVLLEMGKRVLLFEMFDQVLPAALDPDVAAIVAEEMKSRGVELHLGEKVVEFKGSDHVNKVVTEKGEYQVDEVVLAVGVRPDVDLAVRAGAKLGETGAVYVNEYMETTVPDVYAAGDVAEKVHRITGRRVWIPLAPTANKEGQVAGGNAVKGRVLKFPGVVGTAVTKFYDLYIARTGLGEKEAAQLGFKVQSSLIKARTKAHYMPNASPVHVKLIAEESTGRILGAQIVGKSQVVAAYADIMAVTIQSGYTLSDLFFSDLGYMPDTAPVWHPLIVAARVLSKGRL is encoded by the coding sequence ATGGTGCGTGTAGTGATTGTAGGTGGCGGGGCCGCTGGCGCCTCGGCGGCGGCGCGGGCAAGGCGTCTAGACCCATCGGCCGAAGTGGTGTTGATAGAGAGGGGCTCTATGATTACACATGCCCCTTGTGGCATGCCGTACGCCATAGGCGGAATTGTGAAAAGCCATGAGGAGCTGATGACGTACAGCCCCGAGGAGTTTGAGAAGGAGAGAAACATCAAGGTATTGATACGTACAGCCGTGGTGGATGTAGATGTGGACAAGAGGGTGGTAGTTGTAAAGAGGGGCGAGTCTACTGAGAAAATTGCGTGGGACAAGTTGGTCATAGCCACTGGCGCAAAGCCCCTCGTGCCTAAGATCCCCGGAGTTGAGCTAAAGGGCATTCTCACAATGCGGCACCCAGACGAGGTGCCTCACTTGAAGGGCCACCTAGAAAAGGCTAAGACAGTCGCGGTGGTGGGAGGGGGGTACATAGGGGTCGAAATGGCGGAGGTCCTTCTGGAGATGGGGAAGAGGGTGCTCCTATTTGAGATGTTTGACCAAGTCCTCCCCGCGGCGCTTGACCCCGACGTCGCAGCCATAGTCGCCGAGGAGATGAAGAGCAGAGGCGTGGAGCTACACCTAGGCGAGAAAGTGGTGGAGTTCAAGGGCTCCGACCATGTGAACAAGGTGGTGACAGAGAAGGGGGAGTACCAAGTAGACGAGGTGGTCCTCGCAGTTGGAGTTAGGCCAGACGTAGACTTGGCTGTGCGCGCGGGGGCAAAGCTGGGGGAGACCGGGGCCGTCTACGTAAACGAGTACATGGAGACCACAGTTCCCGATGTTTACGCTGCAGGCGACGTGGCGGAGAAAGTCCATAGGATCACAGGGAGGAGGGTGTGGATACCGCTGGCCCCCACGGCCAACAAGGAGGGGCAGGTGGCCGGCGGCAATGCGGTAAAGGGCCGCGTTTTAAAGTTCCCAGGAGTGGTGGGCACGGCTGTCACAAAGTTCTACGACTTATACATAGCAAGAACGGGGCTGGGAGAGAAAGAGGCGGCACAGCTAGGCTTCAAGGTGCAGAGCAGCCTAATAAAGGCGAGGACAAAGGCGCACTACATGCCAAACGCCTCGCCTGTCCACGTAAAGCTTATCGCCGAGGAGTCCACAGGGCGCATACTCGGGGCTCAAATCGTCGGCAAAAGTCAAGTAGTGGCCGCGTACGCAGACATAATGGCCGTTACCATACAGTCGGGCTACACCCTCTCCGACCTCTTCTTCTCCGACCTAGGCTATATGCCAGACACGGCGCCTGTGTGGCACCCCCTCATAGTTGCGGCACGAGTATTAAGCAAGGGCCGTTTATAA
- a CDS encoding thioredoxin family protein yields the protein MDELDRILWKKAVELTRAKDPPKCCTVNYPPGHVLRDVAQFKNAVMGCKVAFVMFFGKTCPYCAAFDPIFRQVGERYRHMANFVKADIEEFYHIAASLGIMATPTTVAFINGTPVEAAPGFMTAPQFRTFVESVLEHASCRS from the coding sequence GTGGACGAGCTAGACCGCATACTCTGGAAAAAGGCCGTGGAACTTACGAGGGCCAAGGACCCGCCAAAGTGTTGCACCGTCAACTACCCCCCTGGCCACGTGCTCAGAGACGTGGCCCAGTTTAAGAACGCTGTAATGGGGTGTAAGGTTGCCTTCGTCATGTTTTTTGGAAAGACGTGTCCATATTGCGCCGCCTTTGACCCCATCTTTCGACAAGTGGGAGAGAGGTACAGACATATGGCGAACTTTGTAAAAGCGGACATAGAAGAGTTTTACCACATAGCGGCATCTTTGGGCATTATGGCTACTCCTACGACAGTGGCGTTTATAAATGGGACCCCCGTCGAGGCCGCGCCTGGCTTTATGACAGCGCCTCAATTTCGCACATTTGTGGAATCCGTACTAGAACACGCCAGCTGTAGAAGTTAA
- a CDS encoding Lrp/AsnC family transcriptional regulator: protein MDAKTVDLLMAVQYDFPLVERPFQAIADTLGTSESWVLERLREAVLSGVLKRIGAILNYKSRGMVAALVGMAVPEDRIEEVAAEVNRDPMVSHNFQRDYRPYNLWFVTKAHSKEELEAKVKAVADKFGVDYVVLYSLRSYKVDVRFDLRRGISWTRGYIMPEDPPSVKSLGIPMEFFGKIKSLPLVPEPFKEAAAVLGLSVAQTLEKIKELIKLGVLRDLHATLDGEAVGFRENAMVVMREAKCEEVAMLPISTHVVLRNTVPGKWEYPCYFMVHGTRRDVIESYVQESLRKLGVEKYAVLYSVRDFLGGREMGKRVERVAEI, encoded by the coding sequence ATGGACGCCAAGACGGTGGACTTGCTAATGGCTGTGCAATACGACTTCCCCCTAGTGGAGAGACCTTTTCAAGCAATTGCGGATACCCTGGGGACCTCTGAGTCGTGGGTATTGGAGAGGCTTAGGGAGGCCGTCTTGAGCGGGGTGTTGAAGCGCATAGGCGCAATCCTCAATTACAAGTCCCGCGGCATGGTGGCCGCGTTGGTGGGCATGGCGGTGCCTGAGGATAGGATCGAGGAGGTGGCGGCCGAGGTTAATAGGGATCCTATGGTCAGCCACAACTTCCAGCGCGACTACAGGCCGTACAACCTCTGGTTTGTAACTAAGGCGCACTCGAAGGAGGAGCTAGAGGCCAAGGTGAAGGCTGTGGCGGACAAGTTCGGCGTAGACTACGTGGTACTTTACTCGCTCAGGTCCTACAAGGTGGATGTCAGATTCGACCTCCGCCGCGGCATCTCTTGGACCAGGGGGTACATAATGCCGGAGGATCCGCCCTCTGTGAAATCGCTGGGAATTCCGATGGAGTTCTTTGGAAAAATCAAATCGCTACCGCTTGTCCCAGAGCCGTTCAAGGAGGCAGCCGCGGTGCTGGGTTTGTCGGTTGCACAGACCCTTGAGAAAATAAAGGAGTTGATAAAGCTGGGCGTACTCCGCGATTTACACGCCACGTTAGACGGAGAGGCTGTCGGCTTTAGAGAAAACGCCATGGTGGTAATGAGGGAGGCCAAGTGCGAAGAGGTGGCGATGTTGCCCATCTCTACCCATGTGGTTTTGAGAAACACAGTGCCAGGGAAGTGGGAATACCCCTGCTACTTCATGGTACATGGGACAAGGCGAGACGTGATTGAGTCATATGTACAAGAGTCATTGCGCAAGCTAGGCGTGGAAAAGTATGCAGTATTGTACAGCGTCCGCGACTTCCTCGGCGGCAGAGAGATGGGGAAGAGGGTTGAAAGAGTCGCGGAAATCTAA